Proteins from a single region of Apium graveolens cultivar Ventura chromosome 7, ASM990537v1, whole genome shotgun sequence:
- the LOC141672474 gene encoding putative receptor-like protein kinase At1g80640, whose product MRNLAAFLVLVFVDGPLLVLLDARQAPIFPPISAPLSSPYGFFIPSASHSLNAALSPVAEIGSAKHHMGSNKKTIISLIVASAALGLIILCLICLRIYRKRNTHKSEKDTSRSSSYAKEFVLAPFMGKQNSSKMSSTRGAVTFMDYKLLETATNNFRESDILGVGGFGCVYKGLLDNNVYAAVKRLNGESPDSIREFQTEVDLLSKIQHPNIISLLGYSIHGNTRLIVYELMENGSLETQLHGPSHGSALTWYCRIKIALDTARGLEYLHEHCKPQVIHRDLKSSNILLDSNYNSKLSDFGLAVTQGTNKGNIKLSGTLGYVAPEYLLDGKLTDKSDVYAFGVVLLELLLGRRPVEKLAPSQCQSIVTWAMPQLTDRSKLPHIVDPLIRDTMDLKHLYQVAAVAVLCIQPEPSYRPLITDVLHSLVPLVPVELGGTLRIAQHKPEVSVQPTES is encoded by the exons ATGAGAAATTTAGCAGCTTTTTTGGTTCTTGTTTTTGTTGATGGACCCCTTTTGGTTTTGCTTGATGCTAGACAAGCCCCTATTTTCCCACCTATATCTGCTCCTTTGTCTTCACCATATGGCTTCTTCATTCCCTCAGCTTCCCATTCACTCAATGCTGCTCTTTCTCCAG TGGCTGAAATTGGAAGTGCAAAACATCATATGGGATCTAATAAGAAGACAATTATATCACTCATTGTTGCTTCTGCAGCACTGGGGTTAATCATTTTGTGTTTGATATGTTTGAGGATTTACCGGAAAAGAAACACCCACAAATCCGAAAAGGATACTTCTCGTAGCTCAA GTTATGCAAAAGAATTTGTATTAGCCCCATTTATGGGGAAACAAAATTCCTCGAAGATGAGTAGTACTAGAGGGGCCGTGACTTTCATGGATTATAAATTACTTGAGACAGCAACAAACAATTTCCGGGAAAGTGATATTCTTGGTGTAGGGGGGTTTGGATGTGTATACAAGGGTTTATTGGATAATAATGTATATGCTGCGGTCAAGAGATTAAATGGTGAAAGTCCTGATTCCATTAGAGAATTCCAG ACTGAAGTTGATCTGTTGAGTAAAATTCAACATCCAAACATAATTTCATTACTGGGTTATAGCATTCATGGTAATACTAGGCTTATTGTTTATGAACTGATGGAAAATGGCTCCCTTGAAACTCAATTGCACG GACCTTCTCATGGATCAGCTTTAACATGGTATTGTCGTATAAAAATTGCTCTTGATACCGCGAG AGGATTAGAGTATTTGCATGAGCACTGCAAGCCACAAGTGATCCATAGAGATCTGAAATCATCTAATATTCTTCTAGATTCTAACTACAATTCCAAG CTTTCGGATTTTGGTCTCGCGGTAACTCAAGGGACAAACAAAGGCAACATCAAACTTTCGGGAACTTTGGGTTACGTAGCACCTGAGTACCTTTTAGACG GAAAGTTAACAGATAAAAGTGATGTGTATGCATTTGGTGTTGTTCTTTTGGAGCTCTTATTAGGAAGAAGGCCAGTAGAGAAACTGGCACCATCTCAATGCCAATCTATTGTCACATGG GCCATGCCTCAGCTCACTGACAGATCAAAGCTACCACATATTGTGGATCCTCTGATTAGAGATACAATGGATCTTAAACACTTGTACCAG GTTGCTGCAGTTGCTGTGCTGTGTATTCAACCAGAACCAAGCTACCGTCCTCTAATAACTGACGTCTTACACTCTCTGGTGCCACTCGTTCCTGTAGAGCTTGGCGGAACACTGAGAATAGCACAACATAAGCCTGAAGTGTCTGTACAACCTACCGAATCATAA